The region ATAAGTtggaaaaaaataatacaaaatgtATATAGTCAATTTACATCAATTTCGTGGGATATTATTCTACAATAACTCCCTACAAATAGCATGAGTTACGCATTTGGCAACACAAAATTACAAATAGCTTTCTTGAATTTTCGTCTTATGAAAGAGAACATCGAGTTGACCTCAGccgcagcagcagcagcaggcaTAGTAATCTTCATGGAGCTCAAGTTTGTTTGTCTAACGTCGCTTAGATATTTCTTGATCTCTTACATGTTCGTAGAGTGGGTAATACTATTACACGATTGTTATGCTCTTTGGGCAAGACCCATGTGGCGGTTTATTTCCGCCACCCAAACGGCCACTACTCTAACTGTCGCCAATCAACCACAAGACACCAGAAAGCTTTGTTGTCATGGTAACAAGAAATCATTAGGAGT is a window of Lactuca sativa cultivar Salinas chromosome 1, Lsat_Salinas_v11, whole genome shotgun sequence DNA encoding:
- the LOC111916692 gene encoding probable calcium-binding protein CML27, producing MSYAFGNTKLQIAFLNFRLMKENIELTSAAAAAAGIVIFMELKFVCLTSLRYFLISYMFVEWVILLHDCYALWARPMWRFISATQTATTLTVANQPQDTRKLCCHGNKKSLGVDMNIIMERLGMFWDHDDEKRRIIVSEEILDLFAEEEPSLDEVKEAFGVFDRNKDGYIDVKELQYALSEMGYLRISESDCRRMIDGYDVDKDSKISFREFLRLMEDCFR